From Thermus neutrinimicus, the proteins below share one genomic window:
- a CDS encoding phospholipase D-like domain-containing protein, whose product MHLLPEASWLQFNRRVLLQTERPDFPLLERMRFLAIWNRNLDEFFAARIAKPFWERRGSQDHRALLEEAYAQARLAYQRYQALLEEARPHLQVREPQDLDEEDWLYFRVYLAEVVAPRTDLIPWEAASDLSHGALYFASEAYLVRLPQDLPRLLSVPGRDGTYVRLGALMRARSDLFLPEPSPLYELRVLRLLESERARADWDELAQSLEGRQEGVATLLVAEEGFPEAWLEQLRQTLELIPEEVLLLPPPLNLTLVERLVAEGPKEWRFHPLKPERPRAFLKKPLAHLERKDLLLYHPFADYAAVERFAQEALSPEVKEVWATLYRIGEENPLAEALIQAARAGKKVHVLLEGRARFDELLNLHWYLRFLRAGVEVLPLPERKVHAKALLLLTHKGKGYAHLGTGNYNPQNGRLYTDFSLFTGRQELVREVHAFFQALWASHPGEGFPPQGPGPKDLPLQPPLALSLLRTGEAIRNLLVEEITKEAHPKGRVILKFNHLTDPAVLKALVQAAEAGARVDLLVRSTLTLLHPAFRAKSLVGRFLEHARVAAFRGEGDWRVYLTSADAMPRNFQSRFELLFPILDKEGKKRVLRVLKRQIRDDRNSFLLTPKDEEVLWGGHHDAHRW is encoded by the coding sequence ATGCACCTCCTGCCCGAGGCCAGCTGGCTCCAGTTTAACCGCCGGGTCCTCCTGCAGACGGAGAGGCCCGACTTTCCCCTTCTGGAGAGGATGCGCTTTCTCGCCATCTGGAACCGCAACCTGGACGAGTTCTTCGCCGCCCGCATCGCCAAACCCTTTTGGGAAAGGCGGGGAAGCCAGGACCACCGGGCCTTGCTAGAGGAGGCCTATGCCCAGGCCAGGCTGGCCTACCAGCGCTACCAGGCCCTGCTCGAGGAGGCCCGTCCCCATCTCCAGGTCCGGGAGCCCCAGGACCTGGACGAGGAGGACTGGCTCTACTTCCGGGTCTACTTGGCGGAGGTGGTGGCTCCCCGCACGGACCTCATCCCCTGGGAGGCCGCCTCCGACCTCTCCCACGGGGCCCTCTACTTCGCCTCGGAGGCGTATTTGGTGCGCCTGCCCCAGGACCTCCCCCGCCTCCTTTCCGTCCCCGGGCGGGACGGAACCTACGTGCGCCTGGGAGCCCTGATGCGCGCCCGAAGCGACCTCTTCCTGCCCGAGCCCTCCCCCCTCTACGAGCTCAGGGTGCTGCGCCTGCTGGAAAGCGAGCGGGCCCGGGCGGACTGGGACGAGCTGGCCCAGTCCCTGGAAGGGCGCCAGGAGGGGGTGGCCACCTTGCTGGTGGCGGAGGAGGGCTTCCCGGAGGCCTGGCTGGAGCAGCTTCGGCAGACCCTGGAGCTCATCCCGGAAGAGGTCCTCCTCCTGCCCCCGCCCCTGAACCTCACCCTGGTGGAAAGGCTGGTGGCCGAGGGCCCCAAGGAGTGGCGCTTCCATCCCCTCAAACCCGAGCGGCCCCGGGCCTTCCTGAAAAAGCCCCTGGCCCACCTGGAGCGAAAGGACCTCCTCCTTTACCACCCCTTCGCCGACTACGCCGCCGTGGAGCGCTTTGCCCAGGAGGCCCTCTCCCCCGAGGTGAAGGAGGTCTGGGCCACCCTGTACCGCATCGGGGAGGAAAACCCCCTGGCGGAGGCCCTCATCCAGGCGGCGCGGGCGGGGAAGAAGGTGCACGTGCTCCTCGAGGGGCGGGCCCGCTTCGACGAGCTCTTGAACCTCCACTGGTACCTGCGCTTCCTCCGGGCTGGGGTGGAGGTGCTTCCCCTACCCGAGCGCAAGGTGCACGCCAAGGCCCTTCTCCTTCTCACCCACAAGGGAAAGGGGTACGCCCACCTGGGAACCGGCAACTACAACCCGCAAAACGGCCGCCTCTACACCGATTTCTCCCTCTTCACGGGTCGGCAGGAGCTGGTGCGGGAGGTGCACGCCTTCTTCCAGGCCCTGTGGGCCAGCCATCCCGGGGAAGGGTTCCCCCCGCAGGGCCCGGGCCCAAAGGACCTCCCTCTCCAGCCTCCCCTCGCCCTCTCCCTCCTCCGCACCGGGGAGGCCATCCGGAACCTCCTGGTGGAAGAGATCACCAAAGAGGCCCATCCCAAGGGACGGGTCATCCTGAAGTTCAACCACCTCACGGACCCCGCGGTCCTAAAGGCCTTGGTCCAGGCGGCGGAGGCGGGAGCCCGGGTGGACCTCCTGGTGCGGAGCACCCTCACCCTCCTTCACCCCGCCTTCCGGGCCAAAAGCCTGGTGGGCCGCTTCCTGGAGCACGCCCGGGTGGCCGCCTTCCGGGGAGAGGGAGACTGGAGGGTCTACCTCACCAGCGCCGACGCCATGCCCCGGAACTTCCAAAGCCGGTTTGAACTGCTCTTCCCCATCCTGGACAAGGAAGGCAAAAAGCGGGTCCTCCGGGTGCTGAAGCGCCAGATCCGGGACGATCGCAACAGCTTCCTCCTGACCCCAAAGGACGAGGAGGTGCTTTGGGGAGGCCACCATGATGCGCATCGTTGGTAG
- a CDS encoding sensor histidine kinase, whose amino-acid sequence MRELLAEAWEEALEGLVLHRERHVLYLNPKAEELLQVSREKVVGRPLLLALRDHRLEALALHGGERTLEVRSRTLRVRALPGRLYLLDETELNRRLEALEEATQALAHELRTPLAGMGPLLEALTPRTSQEKEVLDLLKGEVARLSRLVRDLSLTQPGPKRTFPLEDLWTRLEKLLREKLHGRRVEVHLPHTAHTDPEALFQILLNLLDNALKYGQDPIRLLSREEGGRLFVEVRDHGPELPDYEPLFLPRHRGFQGGAGQGLGLYLVRRIAQGLGGEAYARREGAENVFGVALPLN is encoded by the coding sequence GTGAGGGAACTTCTGGCCGAGGCCTGGGAGGAAGCCCTGGAGGGTCTGGTCCTACACCGGGAAAGACACGTCCTCTACCTGAACCCCAAGGCGGAGGAGCTTTTGCAGGTGAGCCGGGAAAAGGTGGTGGGCCGGCCCCTCCTCCTGGCCCTCCGCGACCACCGCCTCGAGGCCCTGGCCCTCCATGGGGGGGAGCGCACCCTGGAGGTGCGAAGCCGCACCCTGAGGGTCAGGGCCCTTCCCGGCAGGCTCTACCTCCTGGACGAAACCGAGCTAAACCGGCGCCTGGAGGCCCTGGAGGAAGCCACCCAGGCCCTGGCCCACGAGCTCCGCACCCCCCTGGCGGGGATGGGACCCCTCCTCGAGGCCCTCACCCCCAGGACCTCCCAGGAAAAGGAGGTGCTGGACCTCCTCAAGGGGGAGGTGGCCCGCCTCTCCCGGTTGGTACGGGACCTCTCCCTCACGCAACCCGGGCCCAAGCGCACCTTCCCCCTGGAAGACCTCTGGACCCGCTTGGAAAAGCTCCTCAGGGAAAAGCTCCATGGCAGGCGGGTGGAGGTCCACCTACCCCACACCGCCCACACCGATCCCGAGGCCCTCTTCCAGATTCTCCTGAACCTCCTGGACAATGCCCTCAAGTATGGGCAAGACCCCATCCGCCTCCTCTCGCGGGAGGAGGGAGGGCGGCTTTTCGTGGAGGTGCGGGACCATGGGCCGGAACTTCCGGATTACGAACCCCTCTTCCTCCCCCGCCACCGGGGGTTCCAGGGAGGAGCCGGACAGGGCCTGGGCCTTTACCTGGTGCGCCGGATCGCCCAGGGCCTGGGCGGAGAGGCTTACGCCCGAAGGGAGGGGGCAGAGAACGTTTTTGGTGTGGCCCTTCCCCTAAACTGA
- a CDS encoding protein kinase domain-containing protein: MTGMVLGGRYRLEASLGSGGMAEVWRAVDERLGRKVAVKLLHPRALPPERERFLLEVRALSRLFHPGIVQVLDLGEVEGRPYFVMELVEGGTFDRLGPFEEGPEGERILKAAIQVMEALAHLHAQGILHRDLTPKNILLTKEGHPKVMDFGLAYLLQESRHLTRTGYTLGTPTYMAPEQAKGLPLTPRADLYSLGAVLYRTLTGKPPFEGENDQAILFQHVYEPPKPPQTLNPSIPPGVAEAVLSLLAKHPEERPSHPSLFQSPLQEFQALRLATPRAGSSRSGHYPLAPDPRRLSLKGKVELGGEAAWPGEMVYAHGRVYLGAGRGLAEVDLLSGTVRRENLPEEVTAPPVVRGGVYVAAWDGRVRRFKGQALEWSADTGAEVTAAPLVLGERVFVASRDGSLYAFERDRLLYRFRAGGHLSSSPTFHRGLLFLASEDGFLYALDPDTGTLRYKVKTGPVHAPVAACRGVLFIPTWEGEVYAFDPLTRETLWNTAVEGEIWGGLALDEERVYVAAWDGVLRALDQATGEEVWSLEVGKVTAGLSFAAGHVYVATEEGRFLAVDQRGQVVFEATGLGAVQVPPLPLAQEILVANLAGKLFRFGVG; the protein is encoded by the coding sequence ATGACGGGCATGGTCCTGGGCGGGCGGTACCGCCTCGAGGCCTCCTTGGGTTCTGGGGGCATGGCCGAGGTGTGGCGGGCAGTGGACGAGCGCCTGGGCCGTAAGGTGGCGGTGAAGCTCCTCCATCCCCGGGCCCTTCCCCCCGAGAGGGAGCGTTTTCTCCTGGAGGTGCGGGCCCTCTCCCGCCTTTTCCACCCGGGCATCGTCCAGGTGCTGGACCTGGGGGAGGTGGAAGGGCGTCCCTACTTCGTGATGGAGCTGGTGGAGGGGGGTACCTTTGACCGCCTCGGCCCCTTTGAGGAGGGCCCCGAGGGGGAAAGGATCCTAAAGGCCGCCATCCAGGTGATGGAGGCCCTGGCCCACCTCCACGCCCAGGGCATCCTCCACCGGGACCTTACCCCCAAAAACATCCTCCTCACCAAGGAGGGGCATCCCAAGGTGATGGACTTTGGCCTGGCCTACCTCCTGCAGGAAAGCCGTCACCTTACCCGCACCGGGTACACCCTGGGCACCCCCACCTACATGGCCCCGGAACAGGCCAAGGGCCTTCCCCTTACCCCCAGGGCGGACCTCTACAGCCTGGGGGCGGTCCTCTACCGCACCCTCACCGGCAAACCCCCCTTCGAGGGGGAAAACGATCAGGCGATCCTCTTCCAGCACGTCTACGAGCCCCCCAAACCTCCCCAGACCTTGAACCCCAGCATCCCTCCTGGGGTAGCGGAGGCGGTGCTTTCCCTTTTGGCCAAGCACCCGGAGGAAAGGCCCTCCCACCCCAGCCTCTTCCAAAGCCCCCTGCAGGAGTTCCAGGCCCTCCGCCTCGCCACCCCCCGGGCCGGGTCCAGCCGCTCAGGCCACTACCCCCTGGCCCCCGACCCCCGCAGGCTTTCCCTGAAGGGGAAGGTGGAGTTGGGAGGGGAGGCCGCCTGGCCCGGAGAGATGGTCTACGCCCACGGCCGGGTCTACCTGGGGGCAGGACGGGGCCTGGCGGAGGTGGACCTCCTTTCGGGAACGGTGCGCCGGGAAAACCTCCCCGAGGAGGTCACCGCTCCCCCGGTGGTCCGGGGCGGGGTGTACGTGGCCGCCTGGGACGGCCGGGTGCGCCGTTTCAAGGGCCAGGCCCTGGAGTGGAGCGCGGACACGGGGGCGGAGGTCACCGCCGCCCCCCTGGTCCTGGGGGAGCGGGTCTTCGTGGCCAGCCGGGACGGAAGCCTATATGCCTTTGAGCGGGACCGCCTCCTCTACCGCTTCCGGGCGGGGGGCCACCTCTCCTCCAGCCCCACCTTCCACCGGGGCCTCCTTTTCCTGGCCTCGGAGGACGGGTTTCTCTATGCCCTGGATCCGGACACGGGCACCTTGCGCTACAAGGTGAAAACCGGCCCCGTGCACGCCCCCGTGGCCGCCTGCCGCGGGGTGCTCTTCATCCCCACCTGGGAGGGAGAGGTCTACGCCTTTGACCCCTTAACCCGGGAAACCCTTTGGAACACCGCGGTGGAGGGTGAGATCTGGGGCGGGCTGGCCTTGGACGAGGAACGGGTCTACGTGGCCGCCTGGGACGGGGTCTTAAGGGCCCTGGATCAGGCCACGGGGGAGGAGGTGTGGAGCCTCGAGGTGGGCAAGGTGACGGCAGGCCTTTCCTTCGCCGCCGGGCATGTGTACGTGGCCACGGAGGAGGGGCGCTTTCTGGCGGTGGACCAAAGGGGCCAGGTGGTCTTTGAGGCCACGGGACTGGGGGCGGTTCAGGTACCGCCCTTGCCCTTGGCCCAGGAGATCCTGGTGGCCAACCTGGCGGGGAAGCTCTTCCGCTTTGGCGTAGGATAG
- a CDS encoding MIP/aquaporin family protein, which produces MMRIVGRGFAGEVLGTFLLVLLTVGSAANAVLAPRLSPGAYGYDALALGSGLAVLVGVLASRSLSGAHLNPAVTLALAAGRLFPWRLVPLYLAAQFLGGLLGALGAFFAYREGLLAQGMPNVFSTGPGFLRTEPQALYTFSGPAVAETLGTFALMSVILAAGKDGRIVALWLALTVAAVGYGLGGPGGFALNPARDLAPRFLAWILGVEGAANSYLLVPALFPILGALGAVAAYRALDR; this is translated from the coding sequence ATGATGCGCATCGTTGGTAGAGGGTTTGCAGGGGAGGTGTTGGGGACCTTTCTTCTGGTCCTCCTCACCGTGGGAAGCGCCGCCAATGCGGTTCTCGCACCCCGGCTTTCCCCGGGGGCCTACGGCTACGACGCCCTGGCCCTGGGCTCGGGCCTGGCGGTGCTGGTGGGAGTACTGGCCAGCCGCTCCCTTTCCGGGGCCCATCTCAACCCTGCGGTTACCTTGGCCCTGGCTGCAGGACGCCTCTTTCCCTGGCGTCTTGTGCCCTTGTACCTGGCGGCCCAGTTTCTGGGTGGGCTACTGGGGGCCCTAGGAGCCTTTTTCGCCTACCGGGAAGGCCTCCTGGCCCAGGGAATGCCCAACGTGTTCAGCACGGGACCGGGTTTCCTCCGCACGGAACCCCAGGCCCTCTACACCTTTAGCGGCCCGGCGGTGGCGGAAACCCTGGGTACCTTCGCCCTCATGAGCGTGATCCTGGCGGCAGGAAAGGACGGGCGCATCGTGGCCCTTTGGCTGGCCCTCACCGTGGCAGCGGTGGGGTACGGTTTGGGAGGACCCGGGGGCTTCGCCTTAAATCCTGCCCGGGACCTTGCCCCCAGGTTTTTGGCCTGGATCCTTGGGGTGGAGGGTGCGGCCAACTCCTACCTCCTGGTCCCCGCCCTTTTCCCCATCCTGGGAGCCCTGGGAGCGGTGGCAGCGTACCGGGCCCTGGACAGGTAG
- the prfB gene encoding peptide chain release factor 2 (programmed frameshift), whose protein sequence is MDLDLLATRLENLRGYLDIPGKEARLRELEKRLEDPALWQNPEEAKGVSREAARLRRTVDTFRSLESDLEGLLELWQEFPAEEREALRPELEEAARKLEDLYHETLLSFPHAEKNAILTIQPGAGGTEACDWAEMLLRMYTRFAERQGFQVEVVDVTPGAEAGIDYAQVIVRGENAYGLLAPEAGVHRLVRPSPFDASGRRHTSFAGVEVMPEVDDTVEVVIRPEDLRIDVFRSQGHGGQGVNTTDSAVRIVHLPTGITVTSQATRSQIKNKELAMKVLRSRLYELEWKRKQEELRKLRGEVRPIEWGSQIRSYVLDKQYVKDHRTGLMRFDPQNVLDGDLMDLIWAGLEWKAGRRQAVEEVEAD, encoded by the exons ATGGACCTGGATCTTCTCGCCACGCGCCTGGAAAACCTCCGGGGGTATCTT GACATCCCCGGTAAGGAAGCCCGTTTAAGGGAGTTGGAAAAGCGTCTGGAAGACCCGGCCCTCTGGCAGAACCCGGAGGAGGCCAAGGGGGTGAGCCGGGAGGCTGCCCGTTTGCGGCGCACGGTGGATACCTTCCGGTCCCTGGAGAGCGACCTCGAGGGCCTTCTGGAGCTTTGGCAGGAGTTTCCCGCGGAGGAGCGGGAGGCCTTGAGGCCCGAGCTGGAGGAGGCTGCCAGGAAGCTGGAGGATCTTTACCACGAAACCCTTCTTTCCTTCCCCCACGCGGAAAAGAACGCCATCCTCACCATCCAGCCTGGGGCTGGGGGCACGGAGGCCTGCGACTGGGCGGAGATGCTCCTTAGGATGTACACCCGCTTCGCCGAGCGCCAGGGCTTCCAGGTGGAGGTGGTGGACGTGACCCCCGGGGCGGAGGCGGGCATCGACTACGCCCAGGTCATCGTCCGGGGGGAGAACGCCTATGGCCTCCTTGCCCCCGAGGCGGGGGTTCACCGCCTGGTGCGTCCCTCCCCCTTTGACGCCTCGGGGCGCCGGCATACCTCCTTTGCCGGGGTGGAGGTGATGCCCGAGGTGGACGACACCGTGGAGGTGGTCATCCGGCCCGAGGACCTGCGTATCGACGTGTTCCGCTCCCAAGGGCACGGGGGCCAGGGGGTGAACACCACGGATAGCGCGGTGCGCATCGTCCACCTGCCCACGGGGATCACCGTGACCAGCCAGGCCACCCGGAGCCAGATCAAGAACAAGGAGCTGGCCATGAAGGTCCTCCGCTCCCGGCTTTACGAGCTGGAGTGGAAGAGGAAGCAGGAGGAACTCAGGAAGCTCCGGGGGGAGGTGCGGCCCATCGAGTGGGGGAGCCAGATCCGTAGCTACGTCCTGGACAAGCAGTACGTGAAGGACCACCGCACGGGCCTCATGCGCTTTGACCCTCAGAACGTCCTGGACGGGGACCTCATGGACCTCATCTGGGCGGGGCTGGAGTGGAAGGCAGGCCGCCGCCAGGCGGTGGAGGAGGTGGAGGCGGACTAG
- a CDS encoding transcriptional regulator, which translates to MPKKEKKRLQVVISEEQDALLTRAAYALSSPERLVSKSEVVRLAIAKIVRELEGNKEELAELLKQLEPEE; encoded by the coding sequence ATGCCCAAGAAGGAAAAGAAGCGGCTTCAGGTGGTCATCTCCGAGGAGCAGGACGCCCTCCTCACCCGGGCGGCCTACGCCCTTTCCAGCCCGGAAAGGCTGGTTTCCAAGTCGGAGGTGGTGCGCCTGGCCATCGCCAAGATCGTGCGGGAGCTGGAGGGCAACAAGGAGGAGCTGGCCGAGCTCCTAAAGCAACTGGAGCCCGAGGAATAA
- the phoU gene encoding phosphate signaling complex protein PhoU, producing the protein MREVLDKALNELVEETLRMLSLVREMTQKATEALVEGNQAKAEEVIAKDQEVDALELKIENQAVTIIARHQPVASDLRLIFTVIKALTDLERAGDYAMHVAEGAFLLAQEPPLKRYVTLPEMGKRLLEMMDTLGKAVAERDPGLARKVVEMDDQVDGLYEEVTRELITYMLEDPRTITKALTLMRVARSYERLGDHLENVGERVIYWLTGEVYKNPEDVY; encoded by the coding sequence ATGCGCGAGGTACTGGACAAAGCCCTAAACGAACTGGTGGAGGAAACCTTAAGGATGCTCTCCCTGGTCCGGGAGATGACCCAAAAGGCCACGGAGGCCCTGGTGGAAGGCAACCAGGCCAAGGCGGAAGAGGTGATCGCCAAGGACCAGGAAGTGGACGCCCTGGAGCTTAAGATAGAAAACCAGGCGGTCACCATCATCGCCCGGCACCAGCCCGTGGCCTCGGACCTCCGGCTCATCTTCACGGTCATCAAGGCCCTCACCGACCTGGAACGGGCCGGGGACTACGCCATGCACGTGGCCGAGGGCGCCTTCCTTCTGGCGCAAGAACCTCCCCTTAAGCGCTACGTCACCCTCCCCGAGATGGGCAAGAGGCTCCTGGAGATGATGGACACCCTAGGCAAGGCGGTGGCCGAGCGGGACCCAGGGCTTGCCCGCAAGGTGGTGGAGATGGACGACCAGGTGGACGGCCTCTACGAGGAGGTGACCCGGGAGCTCATCACCTACATGCTGGAGGACCCCCGCACCATCACCAAGGCCCTCACCCTCATGCGGGTGGCCCGCAGCTACGAGCGCCTGGGGGACCACCTGGAGAACGTGGGGGAAAGGGTGATCTACTGGCTTACCGGCGAGGTCTACAAGAACCCTGAGGACGTCTACTAG
- a CDS encoding RidA family protein, whose protein sequence is MEAVSTDKAPQAIGPYSQAVRAGGMVFVSGQIPLKPDGALVEGDIRAQTEQVMENLKAILEAAGLSLSRVVQTTCFLLDMEDFPLFNEVYARYFSPPYPARAMVAVKALPKGVRVEVACIALAD, encoded by the coding sequence ATGGAGGCGGTGAGCACGGATAAAGCCCCCCAGGCCATCGGCCCCTACTCCCAGGCGGTGCGGGCCGGGGGGATGGTCTTCGTCTCCGGCCAGATCCCCCTGAAACCCGACGGCGCCCTGGTGGAGGGGGATATCCGCGCCCAGACGGAGCAGGTCATGGAAAACCTCAAGGCCATCTTGGAGGCCGCAGGCTTAAGCCTCTCCCGGGTCGTTCAGACCACCTGCTTCCTTTTGGACATGGAGGACTTCCCCCTTTTCAACGAGGTTTACGCCCGCTATTTCTCGCCCCCCTACCCGGCCCGGGCCATGGTGGCGGTGAAGGCCCTGCCCAAGGGGGTTCGGGTGGAGGTGGCCTGCATCGCCCTGGCGGATTAG
- a CDS encoding response regulator transcription factor: MATVLVVEDEPAVRLGVRLALEKAGHRVLEAATAQEAWPRLQEAEAVVLDWMLPDEPGTRLLERMRQGPYPDLPVLMLTARAEVRDRVEGLSRGADDYLVKPFATEELLARLEALLRRSGKRKVLRHGPLLLDLERKEASLDGNPLPLTRREFELLAFLAQRPGRVYSREELLEAVWGHDYLGTPRTVDQHVLQLREKLGEDPKAPRFLETVRGMGYRFRMAPEEAKPKEEG; this comes from the coding sequence GTGGCCACGGTCCTTGTGGTGGAGGACGAGCCCGCGGTGCGGTTAGGGGTGAGGCTGGCCCTGGAGAAAGCCGGGCACAGGGTGCTGGAAGCCGCCACCGCCCAGGAAGCCTGGCCAAGGTTGCAGGAGGCCGAAGCCGTGGTCCTGGACTGGATGCTCCCCGACGAACCAGGAACCAGGCTTTTGGAAAGGATGCGCCAAGGACCTTACCCTGACCTTCCTGTCCTCATGCTCACCGCCAGGGCCGAGGTGCGGGACCGGGTGGAGGGGCTTTCCCGCGGGGCCGACGACTACCTGGTCAAACCCTTCGCCACCGAGGAGCTTTTGGCCCGCCTCGAGGCCCTCCTGCGGCGCTCGGGCAAGCGGAAGGTGCTCCGGCACGGGCCCCTTCTCCTGGACCTGGAGCGCAAGGAGGCCAGCCTGGACGGAAACCCCCTGCCCCTAACCCGGCGGGAGTTTGAGCTCCTGGCCTTCCTGGCCCAGCGCCCGGGCCGGGTCTACTCCCGGGAGGAGCTCTTGGAAGCGGTATGGGGCCATGACTACCTGGGCACCCCGAGAACGGTGGACCAGCACGTGCTCCAGCTCCGGGAAAAGCTGGGAGAGGATCCCAAGGCCCCCCGCTTTCTGGAAACCGTGCGGGGCATGGGGTACCGCTTCAGGATGGCCCCGGAGGAGGCAAAGCCCAAGGAGGAAGGGTGA
- the murA gene encoding UDP-N-acetylglucosamine 1-carboxyvinyltransferase yields the protein MMLKDSRRGSRILRIEGGQPLSGELRVYPAKNAALPILAASLLTPEPITLLEVPRLRDVEVMLELLSHLGTHYQWEGRTLHLHTPEIQNTHAPYELVGQMRASFIVWGALLARVGEGRISLPGGCAFGARPVDQHVKALRALGAEVVEEENTFYARRTRPLSGRVVFDLPTVGGTEQAMLAVALGGEATLVQAAMEPEVEDLGHFLRMLGVEVHGLGGPILHIRGARQLGGGTYRIIPDRIEAGTYLLAAAATRGSITLTEVRPDHLDALLDKLQQSGHRVEVGRDWVRLWAVPDPQPFFVEAREYPGFPTDLQPIVTAYLATVPGQSAVTDRVYPDRFTHVGELARMGAELYLRDRTLLVNGKRLHGAQVKALDIRAGGGLVVAALAAEGVSEIEGVYFLERGYEHLEERLGALGARVNLAEVPLALAAD from the coding sequence ATGATGCTCAAGGACTCGCGGCGGGGCAGCAGGATCTTGCGGATTGAGGGAGGCCAGCCCCTTTCCGGCGAGTTGCGAGTTTATCCGGCCAAGAACGCCGCCTTGCCCATCCTGGCGGCCAGCCTTCTCACCCCCGAGCCCATCACCCTTTTGGAGGTGCCTAGGCTCAGGGACGTGGAGGTGATGCTGGAGCTTCTTTCCCACCTGGGCACCCACTACCAGTGGGAGGGACGCACCTTGCACCTCCACACCCCCGAGATCCAAAACACCCATGCCCCCTATGAGCTGGTGGGGCAGATGCGGGCCAGCTTCATCGTCTGGGGAGCCCTGCTTGCCCGGGTGGGGGAGGGGCGGATCTCCTTGCCCGGGGGGTGCGCCTTTGGGGCCAGGCCCGTGGACCAGCACGTGAAGGCCTTGCGGGCCCTGGGGGCTGAGGTGGTGGAGGAGGAAAACACCTTCTACGCCCGAAGGACCCGCCCCCTTTCGGGGCGGGTGGTCTTCGACCTGCCCACGGTGGGCGGGACCGAGCAGGCCATGCTGGCGGTGGCCCTGGGGGGTGAGGCCACCTTGGTGCAGGCGGCCATGGAGCCCGAGGTGGAGGACCTGGGCCATTTCTTGCGGATGCTGGGGGTGGAGGTCCATGGCCTGGGTGGCCCCATCCTCCACATCCGGGGGGCCAGGCAGCTGGGCGGGGGTACCTACCGCATCATCCCGGATCGGATCGAGGCCGGCACCTACCTCTTGGCGGCGGCGGCCACCCGGGGGTCCATCACCCTCACGGAGGTGCGCCCCGACCACCTGGATGCCCTTTTGGATAAGCTCCAGCAATCCGGGCACCGGGTGGAGGTGGGGAGGGACTGGGTGCGGCTTTGGGCCGTGCCTGATCCCCAGCCTTTCTTCGTGGAGGCCCGGGAGTACCCCGGCTTCCCCACGGATCTCCAGCCCATCGTCACCGCCTACCTGGCCACGGTTCCCGGGCAGAGCGCCGTCACCGACCGGGTCTACCCCGACCGCTTCACCCACGTGGGGGAGCTGGCCCGGATGGGGGCCGAGCTCTACCTGCGGGACCGCACCCTTTTGGTGAACGGCAAGCGCCTACACGGGGCCCAGGTGAAGGCCTTGGATATCCGCGCCGGGGGCGGACTGGTGGTGGCCGCCCTGGCGGCGGAAGGGGTTTCCGAGATCGAGGGGGTGTACTTCCTGGAGCGGGGCTACGAACACCTGGAGGAGCGGCTAGGCGCCTTAGGGGCCAGGGTGAACCTGGCGGAGGTGCCCTTGGCCCTGGCGGCGGACTAG